Genomic DNA from Halodesulfovibrio sp. MK-HDV:
TTACGCGATGTATGCTCATACTTTTGAACAGGTAGAGCAGTATCTTGATGCTACTGATGTCGCGTTTTCAGCAATCGCAAACACGAAAGATATTATGTCTAAGCTTGTCGGGAAGCCTACGGTTTCTGGTTTTGGCAGGATAGCATAGGGAGAAGGGCATATGAGCATAGCTGTAATACCTGCTCGAGGCGGGAGTAAGCGAATCCCCAGAAAGAATATTCGATCTTTTTGTGGCAAGCCGATTATAGCCTATTCAATTGATGTTGCTTTACGTTCCGGACTATTTTCTTCCGTGATAGTTTCAACGGATGATGAAGAAATCGCAGACGTGGCGAGATCATTTGGAGCGGATGTTCCTTTTATGCGACCAGCACAGTTAGCAGATGATTTTACAGGAACAGGTGCGGTACTCATGCATGCATTAACGCATTTTCAGGAACAAGGACAAAAGGTTGATGCTATCTGTTGTATTTATGCGACGTCTCCATTCACAATAGTTGAGGATCTTACTCGTGGGCATGATGCGTTAGAAACTGCCCCTGCTGCGTTTACTGTGACGAATTTTGCGGCTCCCCCATTTTGGGCTTTGAAGCAGGATGACCAAGGCCGGATGGCAATGCTTGAACCTGAGTATCTGGATGTCAGGTCGCAAGATCTTCCTGAATTGTTTCACGATACAGGGCAAATATATTGGGGAACCAGTGAGTTTTTCTTAAACGGGAATGACATTCAGGCAGGACGTGCTGTGGGGATTCAAATTCCGCGCTATCGAACTCAGGATATCGATAACATGGATGATTGGGCTAGGGCTGAAATTATGTATCGAGTTCTAAAAGGGGCAGGACAGTTATGAGTGAACTTATTGTTATACGTGCTGATGCTACCCCCAGCATGGGTACAGGACATGTGATGCGTTGTTTAGCCTTGGTGCAGGCATGGGAAAGAATAGGACGTAAAGCTGTCTTTGTTGGGCATATTACAGTTCCTTGGGTTCGGGAGCGCCTAAGTAAAGAAGGTGTTTCTGTTAACTATCTGGAAGGTGATGTAGCGCCGGAGCAAGATGTTTCTGTTCTTCTAGATGAAGTGTCCGGCTATGATGCGAGCTGGGTCGTGCTGGACGGCTATCATTTTTCGCTTGAATGCCAGAAGGCCGTGAAAAATGCAGGCCATCGTCTGCTGGTTATAGATGATTATAACCATCTGCCTGAATATTGTTGCGACATTCTGCTTAATCAAAATATTAACGCGCCAACCATCCAATACCGTGGTGAGATTGGCACTCGTCTGCTCGGTTCTGATTATGTGCTATTGCGGCAGGATATCATTAAAGCACGACATTTATCTAAAGAATGCACTCCTTCTCCGCAAATAAAAAACATACTTCTTACCCTTGGTGGAGGAGATGAGTCGCATACTTTTGACCAGCTCAAGCAGGTACTTCATTCAGCGGAAATGAAAGGGCGCACCTTACGTGTCATCGCCGGTAGTGTTGCAGTAGAAAAATGGAATGAACTGCTGGCAGATTCTCCTGCAACTGTCGAAATAATACAACAGGCACATGACATGTCTCGACATATGCTGTGGGCAGATTTTTGTATTACTGCTGGTGGCTCAACATGCTGGGAATTAGGTGCTCTTAAAGTTCCATTTGTCGTATTCGAAGTTCCGGAGAATCAGAAGGAAATTGCACAATATTTTAAAAACTCTTCGAGAGGGTTAGGGCAGCTTCGGGAAATTATTAGCGGAGAAATTGTTCCGGAGTCTATAGAGATTCCTGTTGACGGTAGTGGTCTGGTGGCAGGAAGCATGCTCCTTTTTCCGTTCTCGATAATGCCGGTAAAGAGTGAACATGCTGAAGAGATATATCCTATCGTCGCAGCTAAAGAAACTCGAAGAAAATTTTTCTCAACTTCTACGTTTTCGTTGGAGCATCATCTTGCATGGTTTGAGGAACGACTAAAGAAAGACGAACCGTTTTATGTTGTAATGAAGGATCAGTCAGTCGCAGGATTTGTTCGCTTCGACAAGGATGGAGCTGATTATGTCGCAAGCATCGCATTAGCAAAGAACGCTCGAGGCGGTGGTAGGGGACATAACGCGTCCATGAGTACAACGGAATGCTTTTTTATGAGAAATCCAGACGCTAAGTTGAGGGCGTATATTAAAAAAACGAATCCCGTTGCAATACAACTTGTTTTAAGTACTGGCTTTTATCTTGAAGGTGATGTCGAGGGTGACAGCACAACAAGCTCTTTTTATAGGTTGAATGGCTATGCTAAGTAATTCCCAAAAAATGTTTGTTGTTGCAGCACATCCCGACGATGAAGTTTTGGGTTGCGGCGGAACTATTGCAAAAGCAGTTGCAGCAGGAATGGACGTTTCTGTTTTGTTGCTGGGAGAAGGGCCAACATCCCGTCAAGATTCTTCATCGGTTTCAGAGCGGACTCATGCCACTGATTCTGCTCAAATTGCCGCACAAATGTTGGGAGTTGCAAACATATATTATGGAGCTCTTCCTGATAACAAGTTTGATACGGTTCCGCTTTTGGACGTCATAAAAATTATAGAAAAACATGCTGAAAACGTTCAACCGGATTTGGTGATCACACATCACAGTGGTGATCTGAATATTGATCATTCCATAACACACCGTGCTGTAATGACAGCGTTTCGCCCTCTTCCAGAAACGAAGCAGGTGGCACTTTTGGGTTTTGAAGTACTTTCCAGCACTGAATATGCAACGCCTAATGCGATGCCAACTTTTGTCCCGAATTTTTACGTAAACATTTCTAAATTTCTTTCTGAGAAGTTTAGCGCCCTGGAAGCGTACCGATCGGAGATGCGGGAATTTCCCCATCCCCGCAGTTTTGAAGCTGTAGAGCATCTTGCTCGGTTACGTGGTGCACACAGTGGGTGTAATGCTGCAGAGGCCTTTGTATTGTACAGAGCGCTATTTTAATTTTTTAGGAGCTAATTATGAGCGAAGCTTTTGATCCAGCGTGGGA
This window encodes:
- the pseF gene encoding pseudaminic acid cytidylyltransferase; the encoded protein is MSIAVIPARGGSKRIPRKNIRSFCGKPIIAYSIDVALRSGLFSSVIVSTDDEEIADVARSFGADVPFMRPAQLADDFTGTGAVLMHALTHFQEQGQKVDAICCIYATSPFTIVEDLTRGHDALETAPAAFTVTNFAAPPFWALKQDDQGRMAMLEPEYLDVRSQDLPELFHDTGQIYWGTSEFFLNGNDIQAGRAVGIQIPRYRTQDIDNMDDWARAEIMYRVLKGAGQL
- the pseG gene encoding UDP-2,4-diacetamido-2,4,6-trideoxy-beta-L-altropyranose hydrolase, with product MSELIVIRADATPSMGTGHVMRCLALVQAWERIGRKAVFVGHITVPWVRERLSKEGVSVNYLEGDVAPEQDVSVLLDEVSGYDASWVVLDGYHFSLECQKAVKNAGHRLLVIDDYNHLPEYCCDILLNQNINAPTIQYRGEIGTRLLGSDYVLLRQDIIKARHLSKECTPSPQIKNILLTLGGGDESHTFDQLKQVLHSAEMKGRTLRVIAGSVAVEKWNELLADSPATVEIIQQAHDMSRHMLWADFCITAGGSTCWELGALKVPFVVFEVPENQKEIAQYFKNSSRGLGQLREIISGEIVPESIEIPVDGSGLVAGSMLLFPFSIMPVKSEHAEEIYPIVAAKETRRKFFSTSTFSLEHHLAWFEERLKKDEPFYVVMKDQSVAGFVRFDKDGADYVASIALAKNARGGGRGHNASMSTTECFFMRNPDAKLRAYIKKTNPVAIQLVLSTGFYLEGDVEGDSTTSSFYRLNGYAK
- a CDS encoding PIG-L deacetylase family protein, which encodes MLSNSQKMFVVAAHPDDEVLGCGGTIAKAVAAGMDVSVLLLGEGPTSRQDSSSVSERTHATDSAQIAAQMLGVANIYYGALPDNKFDTVPLLDVIKIIEKHAENVQPDLVITHHSGDLNIDHSITHRAVMTAFRPLPETKQVALLGFEVLSSTEYATPNAMPTFVPNFYVNISKFLSEKFSALEAYRSEMREFPHPRSFEAVEHLARLRGAHSGCNAAEAFVLYRALF